From Cyclobacteriaceae bacterium, a single genomic window includes:
- a CDS encoding adenosylhomocysteinase, with the protein MVAEKLNYKVKDLSLAEWGRKEIKLAEAEMPGLMAIREEFGSSKPLKDARIAGCLHMTIQTAVLIETLKELGAEVSWSSCNIFSTQDHAAAAIAKAGIPVFAWKGMNEQEFDWCIEQTLYAFKDGKPLNMILDDGGDLTNLVLDKNPQLVAGIRGISEETTTGVHRLIERAQNGKLPLPAININDSVTKSKFDNKYGCKESLVDAIRRATDVMMAGKVAVVAGYGDVGKGSAASLRGAGARVIVTEIDPICALQAAMDGFAVRKMDNAVKDADIIVTATGNHGIIQSRHFENMKDKAIVCNIGHFDNEIDVAWLNKNAAKDEVKPQVDLYTMKNGRQVILLAEGRLVNLGCATGHPSFVMSNSFTNQVLAQLELWMHTKNYKNQVYMLPKHLDEKVASLHLKKIGVELEELSPEQAKYIGVEVKGPFKPDYYRY; encoded by the coding sequence ATGGTAGCCGAAAAACTCAACTATAAGGTAAAAGACCTTTCATTGGCCGAATGGGGCCGTAAAGAGATCAAATTAGCAGAAGCTGAAATGCCAGGTTTAATGGCAATCCGCGAAGAATTTGGTTCAAGCAAACCACTTAAGGATGCCCGTATCGCAGGCTGTCTGCACATGACCATCCAAACAGCAGTTTTGATTGAAACATTGAAAGAACTGGGTGCAGAAGTATCCTGGTCTTCTTGCAATATCTTCTCTACACAAGACCACGCTGCTGCAGCCATCGCGAAAGCTGGAATTCCTGTTTTCGCCTGGAAGGGAATGAATGAACAAGAGTTTGACTGGTGTATCGAACAGACTTTATATGCATTTAAGGATGGCAAGCCACTCAACATGATCCTTGATGATGGTGGTGACTTGACTAATCTTGTATTGGATAAGAATCCTCAGTTGGTAGCTGGTATCCGTGGTATCTCAGAAGAGACTACTACCGGAGTTCACCGCCTGATCGAACGTGCGCAGAATGGCAAGTTGCCTTTGCCTGCGATCAACATCAACGATTCAGTTACAAAATCAAAGTTTGATAATAAATACGGCTGTAAGGAATCATTGGTAGATGCAATTCGTAGAGCTACTGATGTAATGATGGCTGGTAAAGTTGCTGTCGTTGCCGGTTACGGAGACGTAGGCAAGGGTTCAGCTGCTTCCCTTCGCGGTGCAGGTGCACGTGTGATTGTTACAGAGATTGATCCTATTTGCGCCCTTCAGGCTGCAATGGATGGATTTGCTGTTCGCAAGATGGACAATGCTGTTAAGGATGCAGACATTATTGTAACGGCTACTGGTAACCATGGAATCATCCAGTCACGTCATTTCGAGAATATGAAAGACAAGGCTATCGTTTGTAACATCGGTCACTTCGACAATGAAATTGATGTTGCATGGTTGAACAAGAATGCCGCTAAGGATGAAGTGAAACCACAAGTGGATCTTTACACTATGAAGAATGGCCGTCAGGTTATCTTATTGGCAGAAGGTCGTTTGGTCAACTTAGGGTGCGCGACAGGTCACCCTTCATTTGTAATGTCGAATTCATTCACGAATCAGGTTCTTGCTCAGCTTGAACTTTGGATGCACACTAAGAACTACAAGAATCAAGTGTACATGCTTCCTAAGCATCTGGATGAAAAAGTAGCAAGCCTTCATTTGAAGAAGATCGGTGTGGAACTTGAAGAGCTTTCTCCGGAACAAGCAAAATATATTGGTGTGGAAGTTAAAGGGCCATTCAAGCCTGATTACTATCGCTATTAA
- a CDS encoding DsbA family oxidoreductase, with amino-acid sequence MKKREIQVEIVSDVVCPWCYIGKRRFERAVDELKSEYDISVTYSPFELNAEMPKEGVDQKAYLVKKFGSEEKFRQLTNNVVNTAKLEGLSFDFDQQRISPNTRDAHRIIAFAKVAGKQAEVNEAFMKAYFEDGIDLSKNDNLIRIAVEAGLEKEEVTDLLNSDKGIDEVELAEGMNHQRGISGVPFFIINNKYGLSGAQPTETFIKVLTEIGDQVVLAGETCDPEQKDC; translated from the coding sequence ATGAAGAAGCGCGAAATACAAGTTGAAATTGTCTCTGATGTAGTCTGTCCATGGTGTTACATTGGAAAAAGGCGATTTGAAAGAGCGGTAGATGAATTGAAAAGTGAATACGATATTTCTGTAACCTACTCACCCTTTGAGCTAAACGCAGAGATGCCTAAAGAAGGAGTTGATCAAAAAGCTTATCTGGTAAAAAAATTCGGAAGTGAAGAAAAATTCAGACAACTCACCAACAATGTTGTCAATACAGCCAAACTGGAAGGCCTTTCATTCGATTTTGACCAACAACGGATTTCTCCTAATACACGAGATGCTCATCGCATTATCGCTTTCGCTAAAGTAGCAGGTAAACAGGCGGAAGTAAATGAAGCCTTTATGAAGGCCTATTTTGAAGATGGAATTGATTTATCCAAAAATGATAACCTGATCAGGATTGCCGTTGAAGCCGGGCTTGAAAAAGAGGAAGTCACAGATCTTTTGAATTCTGATAAAGGAATTGACGAAGTGGAATTGGCTGAAGGCATGAATCATCAACGTGGAATCAGTGGCGTTCCTTTCTTTATCATCAATAATAAATATGGATTATCAGGCGCTCAGCCAACAGAAACATTTATTAAAGTTTTGACTGAGATTGGCGACCAGGTAGTATTAGCAGGAGAAACCTGTGATCCTGAACAAAAAGATTGTTAG
- a CDS encoding exo-alpha-sialidase, with translation MRTWVLFFGVLMSIECSAQFKNIKIADELNGFSPINSSIAINHKDSKNIVAAVSLNRSVYTLDGGTTWAESKVPSVFGGGNPLVISDMKGHFYYFHQSDPGGKGKGNENWMDRVVLQKSDDGGATWGEENFFGLNPSKNQSHFTPSINAKKSILYSAWTQFDQYGLDDASCQSSILFSVSSNGSKWSKPLQLSQTPGDCMDGNKTAANATAVVSLDGKMYAAWTLNEVIFFDRSYDGGDTWLSNDLAIGKQIGGWALSNIPGVKLSNSRPTLIIDTSPTRVMNSLYVAFADQRNGANDTDIWFMRSVNRGDNWTSPFRINSDGKGHHQFSPAIAVDASSAFIYVVYYDRRNYEDNQTDVYLSYSFDGGNVFYEKKISETPFTPTDTGSLGDVINIAASDGIITPIWSRMDDGKVSVWTTIIKVGDLSRGK, from the coding sequence ATGAGAACGTGGGTGTTATTTTTTGGGGTGTTGATGAGCATTGAATGTTCCGCTCAGTTTAAGAATATTAAAATTGCTGATGAGTTGAATGGATTCTCTCCTATAAATTCCAGCATCGCGATTAATCACAAGGATTCAAAAAATATTGTAGCAGCAGTTTCTTTAAATCGCTCTGTTTATACACTGGATGGCGGTACTACTTGGGCGGAGTCAAAAGTTCCATCAGTATTCGGAGGTGGCAATCCTTTGGTTATTTCTGACATGAAAGGACACTTTTACTATTTCCATCAATCAGATCCTGGTGGAAAGGGAAAAGGAAACGAAAACTGGATGGATCGGGTAGTCCTCCAGAAATCTGATGATGGTGGTGCGACATGGGGAGAAGAAAATTTCTTTGGATTGAATCCTTCTAAAAACCAGTCTCACTTTACTCCTTCCATCAACGCTAAAAAGTCAATTCTTTATTCCGCATGGACACAGTTTGACCAGTATGGTTTAGATGATGCAAGCTGTCAATCAAGCATTCTTTTCAGTGTGTCATCGAATGGTTCAAAATGGAGCAAGCCTCTCCAGTTGAGTCAAACCCCAGGAGATTGTATGGATGGTAACAAGACAGCCGCCAATGCGACCGCCGTAGTTTCTCTTGATGGGAAAATGTATGCGGCATGGACTCTGAATGAAGTCATCTTCTTTGATCGTTCTTATGATGGTGGAGATACATGGCTCAGTAATGATCTTGCTATTGGTAAACAAATTGGTGGATGGGCTTTAAGCAATATTCCTGGCGTCAAGCTTAGTAATAGTCGCCCGACGTTGATTATTGATACGAGTCCAACAAGAGTTATGAATAGTCTTTACGTCGCTTTCGCGGATCAAAGAAACGGAGCCAACGATACTGATATCTGGTTCATGCGATCTGTGAACCGAGGCGATAACTGGACGTCGCCATTTCGCATTAATAGTGATGGTAAAGGCCATCACCAATTCTCACCTGCAATCGCTGTTGATGCCAGCTCGGCATTTATTTATGTCGTTTATTATGACAGGAGGAATTATGAGGACAATCAGACGGATGTTTACCTTTCCTATTCATTCGATGGAGGAAATGTTTTCTATGAAAAGAAAATAAGCGAAACTCCCTTCACACCAACGGACACTGGATCACTTGGTGATGTGATCAATATTGCGGCTTCTGACGGAATCATTACACCAATATGGTCACGCATGGATGACGGAAAGGTGAGCGTTTGGACTACAATTATTAAGGTAGGTGATTTGTCCAGAGGAAAATAG
- a CDS encoding CocE/NonD family hydrolase → MKKMFLFLLMAGLPLLGWSQVPDSVYASQNYEKFEYQIPMRDGTKLFTAVYVPKDKSKVYPMMMQRTCYSVAPYGPTKFPRRTLGPSKYMMRDGYIFVYQDVRGRWMSEGTFDNMRPNIPGNDRKNKSAIDEASDTWDTIDWLIKNVKGNNGKVGQWGISYPGFYTAAAIPDAHPALKASSPQAPISDFFFDDFHHQGVFLQSYLAAFPVFGYQHSGPTTKSWYDDKIAKFYETRPKDGYNFNLNIGPLKNATEKYHKDNFFWQQTVDHPNYDEFWQKRSLLPHLTGVKHAIMTVGGWYDAEDLFGPLNIYKKIESSSPGTYNTIVMGPWSHGDWAGERGYQMINHIYFGDSISTFYQREIERKFFGSILKNNQPTGLPEAYMFDCGLKQWKQFAEWPPKGIPPVKLYFQENGKLSVNVPTKAEVVFEYTSDPAHPVAYTSQTEGLVFTPRRFMTDDQRNASTRPDVITFQTDPLADDITLAGEIAARLKVSMTGTDADFVVKLIDVYPDDTPNDKRNPANIVMAGYQQLVRHEVFRGRFRNSFEKPEPFKPGEISDVSFALQDILHTFKKGHRVMIQIHSTWFPYIDRNPQKYVENIYKANAEDFIKSEIKVYGSSVVEIGGGEKLNTKIDGVKK, encoded by the coding sequence ATGAAAAAAATGTTTTTATTCCTGTTAATGGCGGGTCTACCTCTTCTCGGCTGGTCTCAGGTTCCCGATTCTGTTTATGCCAGTCAGAATTATGAAAAATTCGAATATCAGATTCCAATGCGTGATGGCACTAAGCTCTTCACCGCTGTTTACGTTCCAAAAGATAAATCCAAAGTATACCCCATGATGATGCAGCGCACATGCTACAGTGTTGCTCCTTATGGTCCAACAAAATTCCCAAGGCGTACACTTGGTCCTTCAAAGTATATGATGCGGGATGGGTACATTTTTGTGTATCAGGATGTGCGTGGCAGATGGATGTCAGAAGGAACTTTTGATAACATGCGTCCTAATATTCCGGGTAACGACAGAAAGAACAAGTCTGCAATTGATGAAGCATCGGATACGTGGGATACTATAGATTGGCTCATTAAAAATGTAAAAGGAAATAATGGTAAAGTAGGTCAATGGGGTATCTCTTATCCTGGATTTTACACCGCGGCAGCTATACCGGATGCTCACCCTGCATTGAAGGCCTCATCTCCTCAGGCTCCTATCTCGGATTTTTTCTTCGACGACTTCCATCATCAGGGAGTTTTCCTGCAAAGCTATCTGGCAGCATTTCCTGTTTTTGGATATCAGCATTCAGGACCGACTACCAAAAGCTGGTATGACGATAAGATTGCAAAATTCTATGAGACACGCCCAAAGGATGGTTATAATTTTAATCTTAATATCGGTCCGTTAAAGAATGCTACAGAGAAATATCATAAGGATAATTTCTTTTGGCAACAGACCGTGGATCATCCAAACTATGATGAGTTCTGGCAAAAGAGAAGTTTGCTGCCTCATCTCACAGGAGTGAAGCACGCCATCATGACAGTAGGAGGTTGGTATGATGCGGAAGATCTTTTTGGTCCATTAAACATCTACAAGAAAATTGAAAGCAGCAGTCCTGGTACTTACAACACTATTGTTATGGGGCCGTGGAGTCATGGTGACTGGGCAGGAGAAAGAGGATACCAGATGATTAATCACATTTATTTCGGCGATAGCATTTCAACTTTCTATCAGCGTGAGATCGAACGAAAGTTCTTTGGATCAATTTTGAAAAATAATCAACCTACTGGTTTGCCTGAAGCGTATATGTTTGACTGTGGTCTCAAGCAATGGAAGCAATTCGCTGAATGGCCACCAAAGGGAATTCCCCCGGTAAAGTTATATTTTCAGGAGAACGGTAAGTTATCTGTGAATGTTCCAACAAAAGCTGAAGTTGTATTTGAGTATACCAGCGATCCGGCGCATCCGGTAGCCTATACTTCTCAAACGGAAGGACTTGTTTTCACTCCGCGCAGATTCATGACCGATGACCAGCGAAATGCTTCTACGCGTCCGGATGTTATCACATTCCAAACCGATCCGTTAGCAGATGATATTACGCTTGCGGGTGAGATTGCTGCGCGCCTTAAAGTTTCAATGACAGGTACAGATGCTGATTTTGTTGTAAAGCTGATCGATGTATACCCTGATGACACACCAAATGATAAAAGAAATCCGGCCAATATTGTTATGGCGGGCTACCAGCAGCTTGTTCGGCATGAAGTATTCCGTGGTCGCTTTCGCAATAGCTTTGAAAAACCTGAGCCTTTTAAGCCGGGCGAGATCAGCGATGTTTCTTTTGCTCTGCAAGATATCCTGCATACATTTAAGAAAGGTCATCGTGTGATGATTCAGATTCACAGCACATGGTTTCCATACATTGACAGAAATCCACAGAAGTATGTTGAAAATATCTATAAAGCCAATGCGGAGGACTTTATTAAGTCCGAGATCAAGGTTTATGGATCTTCAGTAGTTGAAATTGGTGGAGGAGAAAAGCTGAATACTAAAATTGACGGCGTAAAGAAATAG
- a CDS encoding amino acid permease, producing the protein MKEPVKYTLSVGIALVIANMIGTGVFTSLGYQVGPLPSGFVILMLWLLGGIIALSGALTYAEISTTLKRSGGEYFYLAKIYHPFIGFISGWMSTAVGFAGAISAVAIAIGSYSSVLFNISEKIVAVASIVLISAVHLFGVKVGGIAQTILTTLKLFLILFFCLAPFFFSGSVNSGISFLPQSGDLDLILTPDFAVSLVFVVYAYTGWNAAAYIAGDLENPIKNLPRALLIGTIAVLVIYLALNSMFMFVATFKELEGQNDIGNVVAIKLFGSTIGQIFSALFSIALLSTLSAMTIAGPRITEAMGEDYPAFRKFATKNRHSMPYGAILLQAGWSIFLVLVSSFKEIIQYISISLSIFSMITVAGVFILRRREKDQPFKLPLYPLPPIIFIVVTSWMIYYMFREDPKIIFYSLATMVPGAILYFSVSKNKTIES; encoded by the coding sequence TTGAAAGAGCCTGTTAAATATACTTTGAGTGTCGGTATTGCATTGGTGATTGCCAATATGATCGGAACGGGTGTCTTTACATCACTCGGATATCAGGTCGGCCCACTCCCCTCAGGCTTTGTTATCCTTATGCTTTGGCTATTAGGTGGAATCATTGCACTCAGCGGCGCGCTTACCTATGCCGAGATTTCAACAACGCTCAAGCGATCAGGAGGAGAGTATTTTTATCTTGCGAAGATCTATCATCCCTTTATTGGATTCATCAGTGGATGGATGAGTACCGCTGTTGGTTTTGCAGGAGCGATTTCTGCCGTAGCCATTGCCATAGGATCCTATTCTTCTGTTCTGTTTAATATTTCAGAAAAAATTGTTGCTGTTGCCAGCATTGTATTGATCTCCGCCGTTCATCTCTTTGGAGTAAAAGTTGGTGGAATCGCCCAGACTATTCTAACAACACTTAAATTGTTTCTCATTTTGTTCTTTTGCCTGGCTCCTTTTTTCTTTTCAGGAAGCGTCAACTCCGGAATCAGTTTCCTTCCTCAATCCGGAGATCTGGATCTTATATTGACGCCAGACTTTGCTGTATCATTGGTATTTGTTGTTTATGCTTACACTGGATGGAATGCTGCGGCTTACATTGCCGGAGATCTTGAGAATCCCATCAAAAACCTTCCAAGAGCTCTGCTGATCGGAACCATTGCTGTGCTGGTCATCTATCTGGCATTGAATAGCATGTTCATGTTTGTCGCGACGTTCAAAGAACTGGAGGGACAGAATGATATCGGAAACGTAGTTGCCATCAAACTGTTTGGAAGTACAATCGGTCAGATATTTTCGGCATTGTTCAGCATCGCATTGCTATCCACATTAAGCGCTATGACGATTGCCGGACCGCGCATTACAGAAGCAATGGGTGAAGATTATCCTGCGTTTAGAAAATTTGCAACAAAGAATCGTCACAGTATGCCTTACGGGGCAATCCTTCTTCAGGCAGGATGGTCAATCTTTCTGGTACTGGTGAGCTCATTCAAAGAAATTATTCAATACATATCAATCAGTCTTTCCATCTTCTCTATGATCACAGTAGCAGGAGTATTTATTCTGAGAAGGCGTGAAAAAGATCAGCCTTTCAAACTTCCTCTCTATCCTTTACCTCCCATCATCTTCATCGTAGTTACCAGCTGGATGATATATTACATGTTCAGGGAGGATCCTAAAATAATTTTCTATTCGCTGGCCACAATGGTTCCTGGCGCAATTCTATACTTTAGCGTCTCAAAAAATAAAACTATTGAAAGCTAG
- a CDS encoding TonB-dependent receptor, translating to MRQLVNFRLLLSVSFWIPVMAYAQSRVISGSVVESETKEAASFCHISLLHTSLGTVSDINGRFQIEIPSGIDEPYLLISYVGYKHDTLRVTPERNDYSITLVAEEKTLDEVVITGLSKATIIRENPVAISLISSKLIERTIESNIIDVLSQNVPGLNSVKTGPNISKPFIRGLGYNRVLTLYDGVRQEGQQWGDEHGIEVDAYNIEKAEVIKGPASLMFGSDALAGVVSLFPYAPEERDGIIRGRFVSEYQSNNGLIGNGIRMSSGGTRWQWTLSGSYRKAKNYSNAVDGRVYNTGYDEKNLAASVGYKSKKGFTNVSLTLYDNLQGIPDGSRDSLSRKFTKQIAEGSFDDVQNRPIVSDTELNSYDISPLHQHIQHYRAYVTNQYQIGKGDMSVLLGFQQNVRREYNHPTVPSQPGLFVRLNTINYGFRYNAPEFSNLEVSFGVNGMYQDNKNKDATDFPIPDFNLLDVGSYGFIKWSKDQWTVSGGVRYDVRNVTSNDFYVRTNPQNGFGQQALLPDTTNSKLQFAALRQSFNGVSLSIGTTYQLSQKLSLKVNVARGYRAPSIPEIASNGLDPGAHIVYIGNRNFVPEFSFQQDISINGAFRNFNASVSLFHNSVQDYIYLSQVVDEHGNPIEILQGNKTFQYQQGSAQLYGMETSLEIRPSSLKGLTINSNLAFVIGSNTKKEFENKGTDGQYLPFIPPLKIITSVSQEIRLESKLFPMINAKADIDYSATQDRFLALYNTETKTPGFTLFNAALGTDVQLSKKTLAQIQFQVNNVFDFAYQSNLSRLKYFEYFNQSPNGHLGIYSMGRNFSVKVIIPF from the coding sequence ATGCGTCAACTGGTTAATTTCCGCCTTTTACTCTCGGTTTCCTTCTGGATTCCGGTAATGGCCTATGCCCAAAGCAGGGTCATTTCTGGTTCTGTGGTGGAATCGGAAACAAAAGAGGCGGCCAGTTTTTGTCACATTTCACTTCTTCATACTTCGCTTGGTACAGTTTCTGACATCAACGGTAGGTTTCAAATTGAAATCCCTTCAGGAATTGATGAACCTTATCTGCTGATATCTTATGTTGGATATAAGCATGATACGCTCCGTGTTACTCCAGAACGTAACGACTACAGTATCACTCTTGTAGCAGAAGAAAAAACCCTGGACGAAGTTGTGATCACAGGCCTTTCAAAGGCTACCATCATCCGTGAAAATCCTGTTGCCATTTCCCTGATATCTTCAAAGCTTATCGAAAGAACTATTGAAAGCAACATCATCGATGTTCTTTCACAGAATGTTCCGGGGTTGAATTCTGTAAAGACAGGTCCTAATATTTCAAAGCCTTTTATCAGAGGACTTGGATATAATCGCGTGTTAACCCTTTACGATGGTGTTCGTCAGGAAGGTCAGCAATGGGGAGATGAGCATGGCATTGAGGTTGATGCTTACAATATTGAGAAAGCTGAAGTGATCAAAGGACCGGCAAGCCTTATGTTTGGCTCAGACGCCTTAGCAGGAGTGGTGAGCTTGTTTCCGTATGCCCCCGAAGAGAGAGATGGAATTATAAGAGGTCGCTTTGTCTCAGAGTACCAGAGTAACAATGGGTTGATTGGGAACGGTATCCGAATGAGTAGTGGCGGCACACGATGGCAATGGACTTTGAGCGGATCCTATCGTAAAGCAAAAAATTATTCCAATGCAGTTGATGGAAGAGTTTATAATACAGGATATGATGAAAAGAACCTTGCGGCTTCCGTCGGTTATAAAAGTAAAAAAGGATTCACCAACGTAAGTCTTACGCTGTATGATAACCTTCAGGGTATCCCAGATGGCAGCAGAGATTCATTATCAAGGAAATTCACAAAGCAGATTGCTGAAGGATCGTTTGACGATGTTCAAAACAGACCGATTGTTTCTGATACAGAACTTAATTCATACGACATAAGTCCGTTGCATCAGCATATTCAACACTATCGTGCATATGTCACCAATCAGTATCAGATAGGTAAGGGTGATATGAGTGTGTTGCTTGGGTTTCAACAGAATGTTCGTCGTGAGTATAATCACCCAACAGTTCCATCACAGCCCGGCCTCTTTGTAAGATTGAATACTATCAATTACGGTTTTCGTTATAATGCCCCTGAATTTTCAAACCTTGAAGTTTCTTTTGGTGTGAATGGAATGTATCAGGACAATAAAAACAAAGATGCTACAGATTTTCCTATACCAGACTTTAATCTTCTTGATGTAGGTTCCTATGGATTCATAAAATGGTCTAAGGATCAATGGACGGTCAGCGGTGGTGTCCGCTATGATGTCAGAAATGTTACCAGCAATGACTTTTATGTGAGAACGAATCCACAGAATGGATTTGGACAACAGGCTTTATTACCCGATACCACCAATTCAAAACTTCAGTTTGCAGCACTTCGTCAATCCTTTAATGGTGTCTCCTTAAGTATAGGAACTACTTACCAGCTAAGTCAAAAGCTCAGTCTGAAAGTTAATGTTGCCCGTGGATACCGCGCACCAAGTATTCCTGAGATCGCGTCAAACGGTCTGGATCCAGGAGCACATATTGTTTATATCGGTAATCGGAATTTTGTTCCGGAATTTAGTTTTCAGCAGGATATCTCAATAAATGGAGCCTTCAGGAATTTTAATGCTTCAGTAAGCCTCTTCCATAATTCTGTTCAGGACTATATTTATTTGAGTCAGGTCGTCGACGAGCATGGTAACCCAATTGAAATACTGCAAGGGAATAAAACTTTTCAGTATCAGCAAGGGTCTGCCCAATTGTATGGAATGGAGACGTCTCTTGAAATTCGTCCGTCCTCTTTAAAAGGATTGACCATCAACTCAAATCTTGCATTTGTAATTGGATCAAACACAAAAAAAGAGTTTGAGAATAAGGGAACTGATGGTCAGTATTTGCCATTTATTCCACCGCTAAAGATAATCACGAGTGTGAGCCAGGAAATACGATTGGAAAGCAAACTGTTTCCAATGATCAATGCCAAGGCAGACATTGATTACAGTGCCACGCAGGACCGCTTTCTTGCACTTTACAATACTGAGACTAAGACACCAGGATTTACTTTATTCAATGCTGCATTGGGAACAGATGTACAGCTTTCAAAGAAAACTTTAGCGCAGATACAATTCCAGGTGAACAATGTCTTTGATTTTGCTTATCAATCAAATCTCAGCAGACTTAAATATTTTGAGTATTTCAATCAGTCACCTAACGGTCATCTGGGTATTTATAGCATGGGAAGGAACTTCTCTGTAAAGGTGATCATTCCGTTTTAA
- a CDS encoding TonB-dependent receptor, translated as MIAKLKTIVFGVCAFASLHVSAQQKDSVRLLQNVIIEQSRLNNYSTSQYALPVDSMTRALSSSGSLADMLRKFGYGHIRSYGPGGLATASLRGTGSNHTAILWNGINIISPLSGQSDLSLVPVGFIDELSVQSGGSAGLYGNGSIGGTIQLNNKASFNSGLTLKTFANVGSFGNYYQDFGVSWSGKKFITSTKVFTSQAKNDFEYLNKNFFPERIDRRIHSGFDQKGILQQNYWQISSQHLLTFKLWYQDNLYEVPNATFTSKPAEATERDQFYRALLGWNFTKNSFDLNYQGAFVHYDLNYQDPVTDLISPSVFDTFINNLEANFSFSKGASLTTGANYTFEQGKVDAFGGLNPVRNRIAVFGAYKWKGGTRWEFITSIRNEIINSTTTPLAPSLTAKYKTKKGIEVYGNVSRNYRIPTFNDLYWRSGALGNPDLQTEISLGGEAGLNFSSHQTYASDVLWTFKTAVFSNHVDNWIQWIPGAGGIYSPHNIKKVWSRGIETQTSISKRLGKVDVMISGHYSFTQATNQSVYEANTNELDKQLILTPLHEASGTVRIIWNKFYLNIIDNFTGTQFTDSDNSNTFAMSSYNILNTSLSKPFQVKKIKTTLSGEWNNIFNVDYQARPGYPLPRTNFKIGVTIHFTKPNSI; from the coding sequence ATGATTGCAAAACTGAAAACAATTGTTTTCGGTGTTTGTGCTTTTGCTTCACTTCATGTTTCAGCTCAACAGAAAGATTCTGTCAGACTGTTACAGAATGTGATCATTGAACAAAGCCGACTTAACAATTATTCGACGAGTCAATACGCGCTTCCTGTGGACAGCATGACGCGTGCTTTGTCTTCCTCCGGAAGCCTCGCGGATATGTTGCGCAAATTCGGATACGGTCACATCCGTAGTTATGGACCTGGCGGATTGGCAACCGCTTCCCTTCGCGGCACCGGAAGCAATCATACCGCCATACTATGGAATGGAATCAACATCATAAGTCCTTTGTCAGGACAATCTGATCTTTCCCTGGTACCAGTTGGCTTCATTGATGAACTATCGGTTCAATCCGGTGGCTCTGCCGGTCTATATGGAAATGGATCCATCGGTGGAACCATCCAACTCAACAATAAGGCAAGCTTCAACTCCGGATTAACATTAAAAACATTTGCGAATGTGGGTTCTTTTGGAAACTACTACCAGGATTTCGGAGTTAGCTGGAGCGGCAAAAAATTCATTACCTCCACAAAGGTCTTTACCAGTCAGGCTAAAAATGATTTTGAGTATCTCAACAAGAACTTCTTTCCAGAACGGATTGACAGAAGAATACATTCGGGCTTTGATCAAAAAGGAATTTTACAGCAAAACTATTGGCAGATCTCCTCTCAGCATCTTCTAACATTCAAGCTCTGGTATCAGGACAATCTTTATGAAGTACCTAACGCCACTTTTACCTCCAAGCCGGCAGAAGCAACAGAACGTGATCAATTTTATCGTGCATTACTTGGATGGAACTTTACAAAGAATTCATTTGATCTCAACTATCAGGGTGCCTTTGTCCATTATGATCTCAACTACCAGGATCCCGTTACCGATCTGATCTCCCCCAGTGTATTTGACACTTTTATAAATAATCTTGAAGCCAACTTTTCATTTAGCAAAGGTGCCAGTCTGACAACGGGCGCGAACTATACTTTCGAACAGGGGAAAGTAGATGCCTTTGGTGGATTAAATCCTGTACGAAACAGGATAGCCGTTTTCGGAGCATACAAATGGAAAGGTGGAACGCGCTGGGAGTTTATTACTTCAATCAGAAATGAGATCATTAATAGTACTACCACTCCCCTCGCACCGTCCCTGACAGCGAAGTACAAAACCAAAAAAGGAATAGAAGTATATGGCAATGTTTCCAGAAACTATCGCATTCCAACATTCAATGATCTGTACTGGAGATCAGGTGCCTTGGGGAATCCGGATCTTCAGACGGAAATCTCTCTCGGTGGCGAAGCCGGCTTAAATTTCTCATCTCACCAGACATACGCTTCCGACGTACTATGGACATTTAAAACTGCCGTGTTCAGCAATCACGTTGACAACTGGATCCAGTGGATTCCTGGTGCCGGCGGAATTTATTCACCGCATAATATTAAGAAAGTTTGGTCAAGAGGTATTGAAACACAAACCTCAATAAGTAAAAGGTTAGGCAAGGTTGATGTCATGATCTCCGGCCATTACAGTTTCACGCAGGCCACTAATCAAAGTGTTTATGAAGCCAACACCAATGAGCTTGACAAGCAATTGATACTGACACCTCTTCATGAGGCCAGTGGTACAGTCAGAATAATCTGGAATAAATTCTATCTGAACATCATTGACAATTTCACGGGTACTCAATTCACGGATAGTGATAACTCCAACACATTCGCGATGAGTTCCTATAACATTCTCAATACTTCACTCAGTAAACCATTCCAGGTAAAAAAAATAAAAACTACACTCAGTGGTGAGTGGAATAACATTTTCAATGTCGATTATCAGGCACGACCAGGTTATCCTCTGCCTCGCACCAATTTTAAAATAGGAGTTACAATACATTTTACTAAACCAAATTCAATATGA